Proteins encoded by one window of Bdellovibrionales bacterium:
- a CDS encoding tetratricopeptide repeat protein, with the protein MRFLDYPRSRPIQKNSVFLFSYFLLFCLSFFSYLGKYSPSIGLAEAEESISSLEERLKAEPDSIKIRSSLALQYSRSKGQEMKVIELLSPFTDELSLSSLLQLAIAYQNVKKYTDEVRVLKKALESGPKRYDIHYKVGLAYLKSEKFTEATNSMRDAIKIQRRFRQAYDSLLDIFQRTKNNYESRSILRDMVKIFGKDPLIYSHLCRLDSIDGYLESAIKACRKAMRIEKDLQDNYVYLAQSLFDSKDETSAGKVLIQAARRFPKSELAQWATGEYYLRQKNYAGAQTYFAKAVSADEKSARSLTGLAVCQFEQENHEDALATFSKACEIDENVVEKIREAAGKLRLAKKDELSRRYTKQIQDCKRKIKE; encoded by the coding sequence ATGCGCTTTCTTGATTATCCAAGATCACGGCCGATTCAGAAAAATTCCGTTTTTTTGTTTTCGTATTTCCTTTTGTTTTGCCTCTCATTTTTTTCTTACTTGGGAAAATACTCACCCAGTATAGGTCTGGCTGAAGCAGAAGAATCCATTTCCTCGCTTGAAGAAAGGCTGAAAGCTGAACCAGATAGCATTAAAATAAGATCTTCGCTGGCGCTTCAATATTCTAGATCTAAAGGCCAGGAAATGAAGGTGATCGAACTGCTGAGCCCCTTTACTGATGAACTCTCATTGAGCTCGCTCCTTCAGCTCGCAATAGCCTACCAAAATGTCAAAAAATACACGGACGAAGTCAGGGTCTTAAAAAAGGCTCTCGAAAGTGGTCCAAAGAGATATGACATACATTACAAAGTAGGCCTGGCCTACCTTAAATCTGAAAAATTCACCGAAGCCACAAACAGTATGAGAGACGCAATTAAAATTCAGAGACGGTTCCGGCAAGCCTACGACTCTCTGCTGGATATTTTCCAGCGCACAAAAAACAACTATGAAAGCCGTAGCATTCTACGGGACATGGTCAAGATCTTTGGAAAGGACCCCCTTATCTACTCCCACCTTTGTCGGCTTGATTCGATCGATGGGTATCTTGAATCCGCAATAAAGGCTTGTCGTAAGGCAATGCGTATCGAAAAGGATTTACAGGACAACTATGTCTACTTGGCCCAAAGCCTCTTCGATAGTAAAGATGAAACAAGTGCGGGCAAAGTATTGATTCAAGCTGCGCGCCGATTTCCCAAATCGGAACTTGCCCAATGGGCCACAGGTGAATACTATTTGCGCCAGAAAAACTACGCAGGGGCACAAACATATTTTGCCAAAGCTGTCTCAGCCGATGAGAAGTCAGCACGCTCTTTGACTGGCTTGGCTGTTTGTCAATTCGAACAGGAAAATCACGAGGACGCCCTGGCAACCTTCTCAAAGGCCTGTGAAATCGACGAAAATGTGGTCGAAAAAATCAGAGAAGCTGCAGGAAAATTGCGTCTGGCAAAGAAAGATGAACTCTCCCGTCGCTACACAAAACAAATTCAAGACTGCAAACGAAAAATCAAAGAGTAG